acctaataaagtggccggtgagtgtaggtTCCATAGGTTCCTCATTTGTGGCACTGTGAAGTGTTATAGCACTTTAACCATTCCTCCTTATGTCAAGAGTGCTACGAATAGGAGCAGGATTGTTGTAGAAGTTTTCAGGGAGAGAGTATCCAAAGAGCTGGAAGTCGGGCTCATAAATTTGGTAGAGTTTTTTCCTCCATTCGATGGGGATGCTGGTAAACCAAGTCTTTATCCAACTCTCCTCCGTTCTGTTGCTGGTTCCCGGGGGAAAATGGACGATGTGGTCGACTTTAAGAATACGCAGCAGGTACTGGGCATCCTCATACATGGTCTCCATTTTCCCAATGAAGTCATACTCAATCTGGCATGGATGGCACAAGTGATAAACCTGTCTCCAGTGCTCTTCAAAGGAGCTGCCATCATCATCTGGAAGGTCCAGAATGTACTGGATGAAGTCAGAGAAGGATGGCCGTATGCCGTTCATGTAAGCATGCTCTGCGCTGGTCGGTGGAAACAGGTTCTTGTACCTCCTCATGATGGGGACCGCCAGAAACTTATAAAAGTAATCATTCTTCTTTTCGAATTTGTCCCGGTAGGCGGAAATGAGTCTGACCAAAGGATTCCTGACAAACAGAAACTTTTTATACTTCCTAATCTTCCACTTCATCAAGTTCCTGTGGGACCTGTTGAGATACACAACACTGTTGCTGTGGATGAGGTCTCTGGGAATGTCTGAATGATTTTTGAAGGGAGTGCCGTTTATCTTTAGACTCTCACTGAGGAATATCATGATGCTTTTCCACTCTGTGCATGCCACCTTTGGAACATAACAGTAGATTATCCCATGCTGGTCATCCACGATAAGGTTTGCCAGCTGCTCATTTGGAAAGCCACTGAAGGTGGCTTTTTCCGAAAAACGTAAGGCACCATTATGTCTACACATGTCATGAATCAACTTCTTTCTGGTGTACTGTCTGTGCTGCAGATCCAGCAGCTTCAGCCGTTCATACCTTGAGGCATCAACACCCTCCAAATCCTCATTTGGTGCTGCAGGTCCACTGGGCTCCCTGCTAAGAGTTCCATGTCTGGAGCAGTCCTGACCATAAGTGGAAGAAAGCTGGTCTTCAGCCTGATTGGAACACGGTTGTAGTCTGGTCCCATGCTTAGAGTTGAGAGAAACACCTAAACaccaaaaatacacaaatgccAATGAGAAAGACACCATAAATAACAGCTGTAAAAATCTTGGCATGTTCATCGCTTCACCATGCATTGGAAATCTATGAGCGGTAAAAGGGAGACTCGGCAACATATAGTTTCAAGTTCACTTGTAAATAATATGTGGGGTCTGTGGCTGACCTAACTGGTTATGAACATGATATGTAACTGCTCAAAGAGATTAATGTCCCAGTCACCAATATGTTCCTCTGTCTTGTTCCACACTCTCCAGGCTCCTCCCTTTGTCTTCCTTCATTGGGTTTGTGTAACATTGCCATACTTTAAGaaattttacagtctgatatgtctcaatattatttttttcaaacatcTTATCAGTTGGCATGGAGAACCAGTAGTGCCTCATTTTaatatagaataataaaatagtatCAAAACTGTGCACACAATGCTTGTTATTCAATACTGTGATGCACTAAATTCAGTAAAatgggactaattttgctctctttccaatgaaacatgcagttggtcagtgtcttACATACTGACGATATGCACATTATTGtaatgtgacataatttatcacaataacgatatatattgtcatattgcccagtcCTACTTTAAACGTTtagaaggttcttcacactaaTCCTGCATTGACATGCTGGATTAAACTggattttgcttttttatggaGCCATGGATGCCAAAGATCTTGCTGTTGAGCTCCAGACAAACATAGTATTACAgaacacaaaataaaagagTACAAAGCGTCTACCTgctttttccaccttaaataaacaatCTACACTGCTAAAGCTCCCTTCACATAATCATCTATCATCACATGGCTTTGTGCTGCTGTCGGCGGCATACTGCTATGAACTGTGGAATGACCATTTTTTCAATGCAAGCGTGTGAATCCAGCATCACAAATGTCTTTTTCCAACATAAtccttcagggaaccaaaagtgttcttctatggcattgggTCGGTTTGACAGGGATTAAAACTGTATTTTCCTTTCAGTGGAGAACCTCTATTCAGAATGCTGTCTATTCTTGGACCAATCTCAATCCTTGAGCCATGGATTTCATGCTGTGGGCAGGTATTATTAGGAGTGATTactatttttggaaaaaaaaaaaaatattggacTAGTTCCGGCATCGGCAGATATTCAAGGTGTCAATATTAGTATCgagactggaaaaaaacaagtgGTAATTTCTACAATTTAACAATGAGCAGAATTCATTGGCCAAGGTGCATGAGTCTATATGGATTT
This genomic interval from Pygocentrus nattereri isolate fPygNat1 chromosome 4, fPygNat1.pri, whole genome shotgun sequence contains the following:
- the LOC108427469 gene encoding carbohydrate sulfotransferase 12-like, yielding MPSGVSLNSKHGTRLQPCSNQAEDQLSSTYGQDCSRHGTLSREPSGPAAPNEDLEGVDASRYERLKLLDLQHRQYTRKKLIHDMCRHNGALRFSEKATFSGFPNEQLANLIVDDQHGIIYCYVPKVACTEWKSIMIFLSESLKINGTPFKNHSDIPRDLIHSNSVVYLNRSHRNLMKWKIRKYKKFLFVRNPLVRLISAYRDKFEKKNDYFYKFLAVPIMRRYKNLFPPTSAEHAYMNGIRPSFSDFIQYILDLPDDDGSSFEEHWRQVYHLCHPCQIEYDFIGKMETMYEDAQYLLRILKVDHIVHFPPGTSNRTEESWIKTWFTSIPIEWRKKLYQIYEPDFQLFGYSLPENFYNNPAPIRSTLDIRRNG